The window CTTGAAAAATTATTTACAGCAGAGGAACAGCAAGAAGTTTTGATCGCTATCAATCCGCTTGTTAAAGTTTGGCTTTTATGGTCGATGAAAGAGGCCGCTTACAAAATTGTAAACAGAATTAACAACGAAAGATTTTTTTCACCTTTAAAATTTAGCTGTAATTTATCATCATTAAATGAGGGAACGGTAATTTATGAGGGTCAAAAATTCCATACAAAATCCAGAATTGAGAGAAATTTTATTCATACCATAGCATTAAAAAACCCTCACTATTTTAATATTATTACGACAAAGTTCCTTCCATATCATGTTGAATATGTTAATCAATTCAACATTCAGTCAACTAAATATTTTTTAGCAAAGGATGATTTTGGCATTCCAAAATTGACAGATAAGGACACACAATTGGAACACATTTCTTCAATAAGTCACCATGGAAAATTCCTTGCTTTAGTACATATTTAACAATTACCAGGCAAGTTTAATCAACCTAAATCTCGCTGTTTTCTTTACAGAATAATAGAATTCGATCCCTCAAAAAGCTTTATCTTTGGTCGACTTATAAAACATAAAATATGCTTAAAGGATTTTTTAACGTACCCATTCCGGTAAACGAACCTATATTAAATTATGCTCCAGGAAGCAAAGAACGCACACTTTTAAAGGATGCACTTACTGAAGCTCGCTCCCATCAACAAGATA is drawn from Pedobacter mucosus and contains these coding sequences:
- a CDS encoding 4'-phosphopantetheinyl transferase family protein, producing the protein MLGNDLIDLEEAALKSNWKRKGFLEKLFTAEEQQEVLIAINPLVKVWLLWSMKEAAYKIVNRINNERFFSPLKFSCNLSSLNEGTVIYEGQKFHTKSRIERNFIHTIALKNPHYFNIITTKFLPYHVEYVNQFNIQSTKYFLAKDDFGIPKLTDKDTQLEHISSISHHGKFLALVHI